A genomic window from Actinomycetaceae bacterium MB13-C1-2 includes:
- a CDS encoding NAD(P)/FAD-dependent oxidoreductase, producing the protein MGKHRVVIVGSGFGGLFAARNLASEDVEIILLSDTTHHLFQPLLYQVATGILSEGEIAPSTREILKRQKNVKVLLGTVEDIDPESQQVIWRHYGQKRATRYDTLILAAGVGQSYFGNDQFATFAPGMKSIDDALELRARIFRAFEQAEVSDDPEEIQKLLTFVVVGAGPTGVEMAGQIRELSSNTLPKEFRNIDTTKARVILVEGGSQPLPSFGSKLGEVTLQDLRELGVEFLGNTLVTDIGPDTVTVRDKDGNEQLIPSVCKVWAAGVQGPPIAKVLSERTGVQLDRAGRVLVEPDLSVEGYPNVYVVGDMMSLEGVPGVAQGAIQGARFVTRRLKDLLAGRDPSDVTFSYNDKGSMATIARSKAVASIGPVNLHGFPAWLAWSFLHVLYITGFKSRVSTLFHWAVSFASNARSERTTTNQQMVGRLALDHLGERVSSLLIKGASPEEILVRAMDLEQLDYERAEEANKGR; encoded by the coding sequence ATGGGTAAGCACCGGGTAGTAATTGTTGGCTCGGGATTTGGCGGTCTTTTCGCCGCAAGAAACCTCGCGAGCGAAGACGTCGAGATAATTCTCCTCTCGGACACAACTCATCACCTCTTCCAACCTCTTCTCTATCAAGTCGCCACCGGGATTCTCTCCGAGGGCGAGATCGCACCGTCAACTCGCGAGATTCTGAAGCGTCAGAAGAACGTCAAGGTCTTGCTGGGCACTGTTGAGGATATCGACCCCGAGTCGCAGCAGGTGATTTGGCGTCATTACGGCCAAAAGCGCGCCACCAGATACGACACTCTGATCCTCGCGGCCGGAGTTGGCCAGTCCTACTTCGGCAACGATCAGTTCGCCACGTTTGCTCCAGGAATGAAGAGCATCGATGACGCGCTTGAGCTTCGCGCCCGCATATTCCGGGCTTTCGAGCAAGCTGAAGTCAGCGACGATCCCGAGGAGATTCAGAAACTTCTGACTTTTGTCGTAGTAGGTGCCGGTCCAACCGGAGTCGAGATGGCAGGTCAGATCAGGGAGCTTTCCTCAAATACTTTGCCGAAAGAGTTCCGAAACATTGATACCACTAAGGCGCGAGTCATCTTGGTCGAGGGTGGGAGCCAGCCGCTGCCGTCGTTTGGCAGCAAGCTTGGGGAAGTGACGCTCCAAGACCTAAGGGAACTGGGCGTTGAGTTCCTCGGGAATACCCTTGTCACCGACATTGGCCCCGACACCGTCACGGTTCGGGATAAGGATGGTAACGAACAGTTGATCCCTTCAGTCTGCAAAGTCTGGGCTGCCGGAGTTCAGGGACCGCCGATCGCCAAGGTGCTCTCTGAGCGCACCGGGGTTCAGCTCGATCGCGCCGGACGGGTCCTCGTAGAGCCGGATCTCTCCGTGGAGGGCTACCCGAACGTCTATGTGGTCGGAGACATGATGAGTCTAGAAGGTGTCCCGGGAGTTGCCCAGGGTGCCATTCAGGGTGCCCGCTTTGTGACCAGGCGACTCAAAGACCTGCTAGCGGGCAGAGATCCGAGCGACGTGACGTTCAGCTACAACGACAAAGGATCAATGGCTACCATCGCCCGGTCCAAGGCTGTCGCCAGTATCGGTCCGGTCAACCTTCATGGGTTTCCGGCCTGGCTCGCCTGGTCATTCCTGCACGTCCTATATATCACTGGCTTCAAGTCTCGGGTTTCAACCCTGTTCCACTGGGCGGTGAGCTTTGCGTCCAACGCCAGGTCTGAGCGGACCACTACGAACCAGCAGATGGTCGGACGGTTGGCACTTGACCACCTTGGGGAGAGGGTTTCCAGCCTTCTGATCAAGGGGGCCTCACCCGAGGAGATCCTGGTACGCGCCATGGACCTGGAACAGCTCGACTACGAACGTGCGGAAGAGGCAAACAAGGGTAGGTAA
- the glmS gene encoding glutamine--fructose-6-phosphate transaminase (isomerizing) encodes MCGIVGYVGSKQTQRAEEVVLSGLSRLEYRGYDSAGIALNSPDRLVPTVIRRTGKLSVLKDALELNPPLPATSAIGHTRWATHGEPSEANAHPQVSSDGLVALVHNGIIENASVLAQELRAEGQEFTSDTDTEVVVHLLSRAMKDPLLPLWNGVLEGAEAEDEEQARRLFSAMLAVTKRLVGGYTLLASCAGASRTVVAARRSSPLVIGVGDGENFLGSDALAFADYTTSALEIDQDQVVAVTPSAVTVVDRSGNPVAPKKLNVDFLRDRASKDGWETFMEKEIFEQPRSTFDTLADRLDADGNLALDEVRISADVLRRADKMIIIACGTAAYAGQVARYAIEHWCRIPVEVELAHEFRYRDPVVSEKTLVVAISQSGETMDTIQAIRHARNQGARVIAIVNTPGSTIARESDALLLTHAGPEIAVASTKAFTAQVTATYILGLYLAQIRGNKYIDEVLGYLEELGGIPDKMQKVLDSAETVRQVATSMADADSVIFLGRHVGYPVAMEGALKLKEIAYIHAEGFAAGELKHGPIALVEPGMPVIIIVPTPRRPELHSKVVSNIEQVKARGATTIVVAEEGDSSVDAFADTVFRVPPAPTLFLPLLQVIPLQLFACSLASAKGLDVDQPRNLAKSVTVE; translated from the coding sequence ATGTGTGGAATCGTCGGATACGTTGGAAGTAAGCAGACGCAGCGAGCGGAGGAGGTGGTCCTCTCCGGTCTCTCAAGACTTGAGTATCGCGGCTATGACTCGGCAGGAATAGCCTTGAACAGCCCCGATCGACTGGTTCCAACAGTGATCCGACGCACGGGGAAGCTCTCGGTTCTAAAGGACGCCCTTGAGTTGAACCCACCTCTACCCGCTACAAGTGCCATTGGCCACACGCGCTGGGCAACCCACGGGGAGCCGTCCGAGGCAAACGCTCACCCGCAGGTCTCAAGCGATGGCCTGGTCGCACTGGTTCACAACGGCATCATCGAGAACGCCAGTGTTCTTGCGCAAGAGTTGCGGGCCGAGGGACAGGAGTTCACCTCGGATACCGACACCGAGGTGGTGGTACACCTGCTGTCGCGCGCCATGAAGGACCCCCTACTGCCACTCTGGAATGGTGTCCTTGAAGGAGCAGAGGCCGAAGACGAGGAGCAGGCTCGCCGCCTCTTCTCTGCGATGCTGGCCGTCACCAAGAGGCTTGTCGGCGGCTATACGCTCCTTGCGTCCTGCGCGGGGGCGTCGCGTACAGTGGTCGCCGCGAGGCGCTCCTCTCCACTAGTTATCGGTGTCGGAGACGGCGAGAACTTCCTCGGCTCAGATGCCCTGGCATTCGCGGACTATACGACCTCGGCCCTGGAAATCGATCAGGACCAGGTGGTCGCAGTGACTCCCTCGGCTGTTACTGTTGTCGACCGCTCGGGCAACCCCGTGGCCCCAAAGAAGCTGAACGTCGACTTCCTACGTGACCGAGCCAGCAAAGACGGCTGGGAGACCTTTATGGAGAAGGAGATCTTTGAGCAGCCACGAAGCACCTTCGACACCCTCGCTGATCGCCTCGATGCGGACGGCAATCTGGCGCTGGACGAGGTCCGGATCTCCGCTGATGTTCTGCGCCGGGCCGACAAGATGATCATTATTGCCTGTGGCACCGCCGCGTACGCGGGACAGGTGGCCCGGTACGCCATCGAGCACTGGTGTCGAATTCCGGTCGAGGTGGAACTGGCACACGAGTTCCGCTACCGCGACCCCGTTGTAAGTGAGAAAACCCTGGTAGTCGCCATCTCTCAGTCCGGAGAAACCATGGACACGATCCAGGCGATTCGACATGCCCGGAACCAAGGCGCCCGAGTTATTGCCATAGTGAACACTCCAGGTTCAACCATCGCTCGGGAGTCAGATGCTCTGCTACTTACGCACGCGGGACCGGAGATCGCTGTTGCCTCGACCAAGGCATTCACGGCACAGGTGACGGCAACCTATATCCTCGGTCTTTACCTGGCACAAATTAGAGGAAACAAGTACATTGACGAGGTTCTGGGGTATCTGGAAGAACTGGGAGGCATCCCAGACAAGATGCAGAAGGTTTTGGATTCTGCGGAAACAGTGCGCCAGGTCGCGACCTCAATGGCGGACGCCGATTCGGTTATTTTCCTGGGACGTCACGTCGGATACCCAGTGGCGATGGAGGGTGCCTTGAAACTCAAGGAGATCGCCTACATTCACGCCGAGGGATTCGCGGCGGGCGAGCTGAAGCACGGGCCGATCGCCCTAGTTGAGCCGGGAATGCCCGTGATCATCATTGTTCCGACGCCCAGGCGGCCAGAACTGCACTCGAAGGTCGTGTCGAACATCGAACAGGTGAAAGCCAGGGGTGCAACAACCATCGTGGTTGCTGAGGAGGGAGATAGCTCGGTCGATGCGTTTGCCGACACCGTTTTCAGGGTGCCACCCGCTCCGACGCTTTTCCTCCCGCTGTTACAGGTGATCCCGCTTCAGCTGTTTGCTTGCTCGCTCGCATCCGCCAAAGGACTCGACGTGGACCAGCCGCGGAACCTGGCAAAGTCGGTGACCGTTGAGTAG
- the gltB gene encoding glutamate synthase large subunit: MNRSQPQSRVHTGVPARTGLYDPSYEHDACGVAFVATLSGPPTHSIVRQGITALERLDHRGAVGAEVNTGDGAGLLIQMPDEFFRSTVRPDLPKPGSYAAGLVFLPGSHEGRVELSRAVAAVERIVREEGLRVIAWRDVPIDDSSIGPTARGSMPVFRHLLVTSRDSDLSGSTLDIAAYRVRRRAEREAEVYMTGLSTRTLIYKGMLTTEQLSSFFLDLSHPSLTSRLALVHSRFSTNTFPSWKLAQPFRMIAHNGEINTVRGNRNWMHARESKLHSELLGSIKPLLPITSEVDSDSASLDEVLELLALTGRSLPHAVAMLIPEAWENNEQMDPELRSFYRYASCLMEPWDGPAAVTFTDGSIVGAIMDRNGLRPGRWQITDDDLVVFASETGVLDIPDSRIKAKGRLEPGMMFLIDLEKGAIVPDAQIKRELATMQPWQQWIDEEMVSLSDLPTREHIGHTQSSVLRRQQEFGYTQEDLDVILAPMAMTGAEAIGSMGSDTPIAVLSDRPRLLFDYFTELFAQVTNPPLDAIREELVTSLRTVSGAQPNLLVDSRAHARKLELDFPVISSDELAQITHIGSASGGKGLKSRVLRCLYRNSGGGETLEESLQRIFAEADEAIEEGVSFLILSDRESNAELAPIPSLLATSALHHHLLKRKTRTQVGLIVEAGDVREVHHVALLIGYGAIAVNPYLAVESVETMASEGLLGDTSAEVAVKNVLKALGKGVLKVMSKMGISTVSSYCGAQVFQAIGLSQEFVDRYFTGTISPLGGVGIDVIAAEVASRHEVAYPPSGISPAHRTLGVGGEYKWRREGEAHLFNPQTIARLQTATRTESREVFRAYTDGVDDQAKRLMTLRGLMRMKLEEVEPVPLEEVEPVSEIVKRFATGAMSFGSISKEAHETMAIAMNTLGGRSNTGEGGESPERLRDPLLNSAIKQVASGRFGVTADYLTHARDIQIKMAQGAKPGEGGQLPAAKVYPWVAKERHSTPGVGLISPPPHHDIYSIEDLKQLIYDLKNSNPEARIHVKLVSEIGVGTVAAGVAKAHADVVLISGADGGTGAAPLTSLKHAGAPWELGLAEAQQTLVLNDLRDRVVVQADGQLKTGRDVIIAALLGAEEFGFATAPLVVSGCIMMRVCQKDTCPVGVATQNPELRARFSGKPEYVINFFTYIAEQVRELLAALGLRSIEEAVGRTDLLDVTEAIDHWKADGLDLAPIFQRIEPRPGSSLHQVRDQEHDLDEVLDRRLILLSAPALKRGEKVQIDTEIRNTDRSTGTMLGHEIAKRYGDDGMEKGTISIRLTGSAGQSLGAFLPQGVEISVFGDANDYVGKSLCGGTIAVTPARTALFDPNKNTIAGNVVAYGATSGELHIRGKVGERFGVRCSGATIVAEGCGDHALEYMTGGRALILGPTGRNVAAGMSGGVAYLLDFDPELLNEQVAEELDVRGLSDVEGEEVVRLLHRHVELTDSDVARKLLAYLPSSLARFTRLEPKQYASVHAILAQAKADGRDIDDAEVWQQILEVSHG, encoded by the coding sequence GTGAACCGATCCCAACCGCAGTCCAGAGTGCATACCGGAGTCCCGGCACGCACAGGACTCTACGACCCCTCGTACGAACACGACGCGTGCGGCGTCGCATTTGTCGCGACGCTCTCGGGACCCCCAACCCATAGCATCGTCCGTCAGGGCATCACTGCCCTTGAGCGTTTAGATCACCGCGGGGCCGTGGGAGCAGAAGTCAACACCGGGGACGGTGCGGGCCTCCTTATCCAGATGCCCGACGAGTTCTTCCGATCAACAGTGCGCCCCGATCTTCCCAAGCCAGGCTCGTACGCAGCGGGGTTGGTCTTTCTTCCCGGTTCGCACGAGGGACGCGTCGAGTTATCCCGCGCCGTCGCAGCGGTTGAAAGAATCGTGCGTGAGGAGGGGCTACGCGTGATTGCCTGGCGAGACGTGCCGATTGACGACAGCAGCATCGGTCCGACGGCCCGCGGTTCAATGCCCGTGTTTCGCCACCTTCTAGTCACCTCCCGTGATTCCGACCTGAGCGGATCCACCCTCGATATAGCCGCGTACCGGGTGAGACGACGTGCCGAACGTGAAGCTGAGGTCTACATGACCGGGCTCAGTACTCGCACCCTTATCTATAAGGGAATGCTAACGACCGAGCAGCTCTCAAGCTTCTTCCTAGACCTGTCCCATCCCTCCCTTACCTCCCGGCTGGCGTTGGTCCACTCCAGGTTCTCAACCAATACTTTCCCGTCTTGGAAGCTGGCGCAGCCGTTCCGCATGATTGCGCACAACGGAGAGATCAACACGGTTCGAGGCAACCGAAACTGGATGCATGCCCGCGAGAGCAAGCTCCATAGCGAACTTCTGGGAAGCATCAAGCCATTGCTCCCCATAACTTCAGAGGTGGACTCCGACTCCGCATCGCTTGACGAAGTGCTTGAACTTCTCGCTCTGACCGGACGCTCACTGCCGCATGCCGTGGCGATGCTCATTCCGGAAGCCTGGGAGAATAACGAGCAGATGGATCCGGAGCTCCGTAGCTTCTACAGATACGCCTCGTGCCTAATGGAGCCCTGGGACGGCCCTGCCGCCGTCACCTTTACCGACGGGTCAATTGTCGGAGCCATCATGGACCGAAACGGCCTGCGCCCGGGGCGGTGGCAGATCACCGACGATGATCTGGTCGTTTTTGCCTCCGAGACCGGAGTTCTAGATATCCCCGATAGTCGCATAAAGGCAAAGGGGCGACTTGAGCCTGGGATGATGTTCCTGATCGATCTGGAAAAGGGTGCGATTGTCCCTGATGCACAGATCAAACGCGAACTAGCGACCATGCAACCCTGGCAACAGTGGATCGACGAGGAGATGGTTTCTCTTTCCGATCTTCCGACCCGCGAGCACATCGGACACACCCAGTCTTCCGTCCTACGAAGGCAACAGGAATTCGGCTATACCCAGGAAGACCTTGACGTCATCTTGGCGCCCATGGCCATGACCGGGGCCGAAGCGATCGGCTCGATGGGATCCGATACGCCGATTGCTGTCCTCTCTGATCGACCTCGTTTGCTATTCGACTACTTCACAGAGTTGTTTGCACAGGTCACTAACCCCCCACTTGACGCAATCCGTGAAGAACTAGTGACCTCGCTTCGCACAGTCTCGGGAGCTCAGCCCAATCTTTTGGTTGATAGTCGTGCACACGCCCGGAAGTTAGAACTCGACTTTCCCGTTATCAGCTCGGACGAACTGGCACAGATCACCCATATTGGAAGTGCAAGCGGCGGAAAAGGCCTCAAATCACGGGTCCTGCGCTGCCTCTATCGAAATTCTGGCGGAGGTGAAACCCTCGAAGAGTCGCTCCAGCGGATCTTCGCCGAAGCGGACGAAGCCATCGAAGAGGGCGTCTCCTTCCTGATTCTCTCCGACCGGGAGTCAAACGCTGAGCTGGCGCCGATCCCCTCGCTCCTAGCAACCTCGGCCCTCCACCACCATCTACTGAAGAGAAAAACCCGCACTCAGGTTGGTCTGATTGTCGAAGCGGGTGACGTGCGGGAAGTGCACCACGTGGCGTTGCTCATCGGCTACGGTGCAATCGCAGTTAATCCGTATCTCGCCGTTGAATCTGTCGAGACGATGGCCAGCGAGGGACTGCTGGGCGACACCTCTGCCGAGGTAGCGGTGAAGAATGTCCTCAAGGCCCTTGGCAAGGGAGTGCTAAAGGTGATGTCCAAAATGGGGATCTCTACGGTTTCTTCCTACTGTGGCGCTCAAGTATTCCAGGCAATCGGCCTCAGCCAAGAGTTCGTTGACCGCTATTTCACCGGAACCATCTCGCCCCTTGGCGGTGTGGGAATCGATGTGATTGCCGCTGAAGTCGCTTCGAGGCATGAAGTGGCATATCCGCCCTCCGGGATCTCTCCAGCACACCGGACACTGGGAGTGGGTGGTGAATACAAATGGCGCCGGGAGGGCGAGGCTCACCTGTTCAACCCCCAGACCATCGCCAGGCTGCAGACCGCGACTCGCACCGAATCCAGGGAAGTGTTCCGCGCCTACACCGACGGAGTCGACGACCAGGCGAAGAGACTCATGACCCTACGCGGCCTAATGCGTATGAAACTTGAGGAAGTCGAGCCCGTTCCCCTCGAGGAAGTCGAGCCGGTCTCCGAGATCGTGAAACGGTTTGCGACCGGCGCCATGTCATTTGGCTCGATTTCTAAGGAAGCACACGAAACTATGGCGATCGCCATGAACACCCTGGGTGGCAGGTCTAACACCGGAGAGGGAGGCGAATCCCCGGAACGTTTGCGGGACCCGCTACTCAACTCAGCTATCAAGCAGGTCGCTTCCGGACGTTTCGGCGTAACTGCCGACTACCTGACACACGCTCGCGACATCCAAATCAAGATGGCTCAGGGAGCAAAGCCGGGCGAGGGAGGACAGCTTCCTGCCGCAAAGGTCTACCCGTGGGTCGCCAAGGAACGACACTCAACTCCCGGAGTTGGACTGATTTCGCCTCCGCCTCATCACGATATTTACTCGATTGAGGACTTGAAGCAGCTCATCTACGACCTGAAGAACTCAAACCCGGAGGCCAGGATTCATGTGAAGCTCGTTTCGGAGATTGGCGTTGGCACCGTCGCGGCAGGCGTTGCTAAGGCGCATGCCGACGTTGTGCTTATCTCTGGGGCTGATGGAGGCACGGGGGCTGCGCCTCTGACTTCACTCAAGCACGCGGGCGCACCTTGGGAACTTGGACTGGCCGAAGCCCAACAGACCCTGGTTCTCAACGACCTGCGCGATCGCGTGGTTGTCCAGGCCGACGGTCAACTCAAGACCGGACGAGATGTCATCATCGCAGCACTGCTTGGGGCTGAAGAATTTGGCTTCGCAACTGCCCCGCTGGTGGTCTCGGGTTGCATCATGATGCGCGTCTGCCAAAAAGACACCTGCCCCGTCGGTGTCGCGACCCAGAACCCAGAGCTTCGCGCCCGCTTTTCGGGTAAACCCGAGTACGTCATAAACTTCTTCACCTATATTGCAGAGCAAGTCAGAGAGCTACTCGCGGCTCTGGGACTTCGCTCAATCGAAGAAGCCGTTGGCAGAACTGATCTGCTTGATGTCACCGAAGCGATCGACCACTGGAAAGCAGACGGACTCGATCTAGCACCAATCTTCCAACGCATCGAACCGCGTCCAGGTTCGTCCCTGCATCAGGTGCGGGACCAGGAACATGATCTTGACGAGGTCCTGGATCGTCGGCTCATCCTGCTCTCGGCGCCCGCGCTCAAGCGCGGTGAGAAAGTCCAGATCGACACGGAGATTCGTAATACCGACCGCTCCACTGGAACGATGCTGGGCCACGAGATAGCCAAGCGCTACGGGGACGATGGCATGGAAAAAGGAACCATCTCTATCCGGCTAACCGGTTCGGCGGGCCAGTCGCTTGGAGCGTTCCTCCCCCAGGGCGTCGAGATCTCGGTCTTTGGAGATGCCAACGACTACGTGGGTAAGTCCCTGTGCGGTGGAACCATCGCAGTAACTCCCGCGCGAACCGCGCTGTTCGACCCCAATAAAAACACGATTGCGGGCAACGTCGTGGCCTATGGGGCAACGTCAGGCGAACTCCACATCCGAGGCAAAGTTGGCGAACGGTTCGGCGTTCGTTGCTCCGGCGCCACGATCGTTGCCGAGGGCTGTGGTGATCACGCGCTCGAATATATGACTGGCGGTCGTGCCCTCATTCTGGGTCCGACAGGTCGAAACGTTGCAGCGGGTATGTCGGGTGGTGTCGCCTACCTTCTGGATTTTGATCCGGAACTGCTCAACGAACAGGTGGCCGAGGAACTCGATGTCCGCGGTCTGTCAGATGTCGAGGGTGAAGAGGTCGTGCGACTGCTTCACCGGCACGTCGAACTGACTGATTCGGACGTAGCCAGAAAGCTCCTGGCCTACCTTCCCTCTTCACTCGCACGGTTTACCCGACTAGAACCCAAGCAGTATGCGTCCGTCCATGCAATCCTGGCCCAAGCAAAGGCTGATGGACGCGACATCGATGACGCAGAAGTATGGCAGCAAATCCTGGAGGTGTCCCATGGCTGA
- a CDS encoding glutamate synthase subunit beta: protein MADPKGFLKVRERELPTSRPVPVRIRDYKEVYQEQQLQAVERQAGRCMDCGVAFCHFACPLGNLIPEWNTLSWKSDWLAASERLHATNNFPEFTGRLCPAPCEAGCVLSINQPAVTIKNVEKTIAEHAFEEGWVVPRIPNQLTGYTVAVIGSGPAGLAAAQQLTRSGHTVAVFERADAIGGLMRYGIPEFKMEKHILDRRLDQMREEGTRFYTGVNVGTDVTGDDLLERFDALVLANGATAPRDLPIKGRELDGIYQAVDYLTRSTKHVLGTESEGWISAKGKDVVIIGGGDTGADCLGTAIRQGAKSVTSLEIMPRPATERTARDPWPTYPMTFRVASAHEEGGERVYSVSTAEFVDSDDSGSVTHLKLNDVTFEGGALKVVPGTERLIPAQLVFLAMGFVGVERAGLIEQLALPVDERGRIVRNDEWATPRPGVFVAGDAGRGQSLIVWAIAEGRSAAAAVDEYLRGQTELPAPIAPTDLQYRP, encoded by the coding sequence ATGGCTGATCCAAAAGGCTTCCTGAAGGTCCGCGAGCGCGAGCTCCCCACCTCTCGTCCGGTCCCGGTTCGCATCCGTGACTACAAAGAGGTGTACCAGGAGCAGCAGTTGCAGGCAGTCGAACGTCAGGCCGGTCGCTGCATGGACTGTGGCGTCGCTTTCTGCCACTTCGCCTGCCCGCTGGGAAACCTGATCCCTGAGTGGAACACGCTGAGCTGGAAGAGTGATTGGCTCGCAGCAAGTGAACGACTGCATGCCACCAACAACTTTCCGGAGTTCACGGGACGTCTCTGTCCCGCCCCCTGTGAGGCCGGTTGCGTCCTGTCGATCAACCAGCCCGCCGTAACGATCAAGAACGTTGAGAAGACGATTGCCGAGCACGCGTTCGAGGAGGGCTGGGTAGTTCCGCGGATTCCGAACCAGCTCACCGGATACACGGTGGCAGTAATTGGATCCGGTCCTGCTGGCCTTGCAGCCGCACAACAACTGACGCGCTCCGGCCACACGGTCGCCGTCTTTGAGCGGGCAGACGCCATCGGCGGTCTAATGCGCTACGGCATTCCCGAGTTCAAGATGGAAAAGCACATCCTCGACCGACGCCTCGACCAGATGCGGGAAGAGGGAACCCGTTTCTACACCGGGGTGAACGTCGGAACGGACGTCACCGGCGATGACCTTCTCGAGCGTTTCGACGCTCTAGTACTCGCCAATGGCGCCACCGCACCGCGAGACCTCCCAATCAAGGGACGGGAGTTAGATGGCATATACCAGGCCGTCGACTACCTGACCCGCTCCACCAAACACGTCCTCGGAACTGAATCCGAGGGCTGGATCTCCGCCAAGGGCAAAGATGTCGTCATCATCGGCGGTGGCGACACGGGTGCTGACTGCCTCGGTACCGCGATCCGTCAGGGCGCCAAGTCCGTTACCTCTCTTGAGATCATGCCCAGGCCAGCAACCGAGCGAACGGCCCGCGACCCGTGGCCAACCTACCCGATGACCTTCCGGGTTGCTTCGGCGCACGAGGAAGGCGGAGAGCGTGTCTACTCGGTTTCCACCGCGGAGTTTGTGGACAGTGATGACTCCGGTTCGGTCACTCATCTCAAGCTAAACGACGTGACGTTCGAGGGAGGCGCACTGAAGGTTGTTCCGGGAACCGAAAGGCTGATTCCCGCCCAGCTAGTTTTCCTCGCCATGGGATTCGTCGGCGTTGAGCGCGCCGGATTGATCGAACAACTCGCGCTTCCAGTTGACGAGCGCGGGCGAATAGTGCGAAACGACGAATGGGCAACTCCTCGTCCAGGTGTCTTTGTTGCCGGAGACGCGGGACGCGGACAGTCCCTGATTGTTTGGGCGATTGCAGAAGGACGTTCGGCGGCGGCGGCGGTCGATGAGTACCTGCGCGGCCAAACGGAACTACCCGCACCGATCGCGCCGACAGACCTTCAATACCGCCCCTAG
- a CDS encoding P-II family nitrogen regulator: MKLITAVIQPTQVASVRQALAFVGLNGATITGVSGIGQQKGHSEYYRGANYNPAMIPKIKVETLVADELLEEALSAIVTAAHTGNIGDGKVWVTNVEEVIRVRTGERGPEAL; the protein is encoded by the coding sequence ATGAAACTGATTACCGCGGTTATTCAACCAACACAGGTGGCCTCAGTTCGACAGGCGCTTGCGTTCGTGGGCCTCAATGGAGCAACCATCACGGGAGTCTCTGGTATTGGCCAGCAGAAAGGGCACAGCGAATACTACCGAGGTGCAAATTACAATCCGGCCATGATCCCGAAGATCAAGGTCGAGACGCTGGTGGCTGACGAGTTGCTTGAGGAGGCGCTCAGTGCAATCGTCACGGCTGCGCATACCGGAAATATAGGAGATGGGAAGGTCTGGGTGACCAATGTTGAAGAGGTAATCCGGGTCCGGACCGGTGAAAGAGGCCCGGAGGCTCTATAG
- a CDS encoding ammonium transporter → MLELDTGATAWMLTSASLVLLMTPALALFYGGMSRQKSALNMMMMVFGVIAVVAVIYPLWGWSMTYGGESIAGIFANPFTQFGLDGTFDGNALDDFGVPAWVGVAFQSTFAIITVALIAGSLAERVKFGTWLAFATLWVTFAYFPMAHMVWGGGLLSGDGPIAAMTGVAPIDFAGGTVVHINAGMAALVIALLIGKRRKFGKEDMRPHNLPLIMLGSGLLFFGWFGFNGGSAFTADGLAGMAWVNTTTAAGAAMLGWMLYETITRKHATSLGAASGIVAGLVAITPAAGALSPVGSIVLGLISGATCAAAVGLKYRFGFDDSLDVVGVHLVGGLVGTVLIGFLATEGGLFYGGGLGLLITQFLIAVAALLVSGVVTFLIAKLLQVTLGWRITDEEEVVGIDLTQHAETAYDSPTLVGRI, encoded by the coding sequence ATGCTAGAACTAGACACCGGCGCAACAGCCTGGATGCTCACATCTGCATCCCTAGTACTTCTGATGACCCCGGCCCTCGCTCTCTTCTATGGAGGCATGAGTCGGCAGAAGTCCGCTTTGAACATGATGATGATGGTTTTCGGCGTGATTGCGGTTGTAGCCGTCATCTACCCGCTATGGGGTTGGTCGATGACGTATGGTGGTGAGTCCATCGCTGGGATCTTTGCCAACCCGTTTACACAGTTCGGGCTTGACGGAACGTTCGATGGCAACGCTCTGGACGACTTTGGAGTTCCGGCATGGGTCGGGGTGGCCTTCCAATCAACGTTCGCCATCATCACGGTTGCCCTTATCGCTGGTTCTCTTGCAGAACGCGTGAAGTTTGGAACCTGGTTGGCTTTTGCGACACTCTGGGTGACTTTTGCATACTTTCCGATGGCACACATGGTTTGGGGCGGGGGTCTTCTTTCCGGCGACGGCCCGATCGCCGCTATGACCGGGGTCGCGCCTATCGACTTCGCGGGTGGCACGGTTGTCCACATCAATGCGGGTATGGCTGCACTGGTGATTGCCCTGTTGATCGGTAAACGTCGTAAGTTTGGCAAGGAAGATATGCGGCCACACAACCTTCCGCTGATCATGCTTGGCTCTGGACTGCTGTTTTTCGGTTGGTTTGGATTCAACGGGGGCTCCGCGTTCACGGCTGATGGGCTGGCTGGTATGGCGTGGGTCAACACCACTACGGCAGCGGGTGCGGCGATGCTCGGTTGGATGCTTTACGAAACTATTACCCGAAAGCATGCAACCTCTCTTGGTGCTGCATCGGGAATCGTTGCGGGCCTGGTAGCGATCACTCCCGCTGCGGGAGCTCTGAGTCCTGTTGGCTCGATCGTTCTTGGGCTCATCTCCGGTGCTACCTGTGCGGCAGCCGTCGGCCTTAAATACAGATTCGGTTTTGATGACTCTCTTGACGTGGTGGGGGTACACCTGGTTGGTGGACTAGTAGGCACTGTTCTGATCGGCTTCCTGGCGACTGAGGGTGGACTGTTCTATGGCGGAGGACTCGGTCTTCTGATCACCCAGTTCCTAATTGCCGTGGCTGCACTGTTGGTCTCAGGTGTTGTCACCTTCTTGATTGCCAAGTTGCTACAGGTGACACTCGGATGGCGAATCACCGATGAGGAAGAGGTAGTCGGAATCGACCTCACACAGCATGCCGAAACCGCCTATGATTCGCCGACACTGGTCGGTCGAATCTGA